The DNA window ATATTCAGGGTTTACGTCACCGAAAATAACGTTTACGCCGGCTGGTTAATTCACGTTACAAACACGAAGCAGTTCCTCGAAAGACGACCAGATTTAAAGCCGTTTTTCAGACCCGGAGCTGTAGTGCCGAGATTTGCGAGAAGCTTGGTGAACATAACCGGAGTTGAAAACGGAGTCGTCCTTGATCCAATGTGCGGAACTGGGACTATGATAATAGAGGCTGGATTGATGAACCTCGATTTTATCGGAGTTGAGGCTTTTGAAAAAATCGCTAAAGGATGTGCAATCAATCTGAGATACTACAATCTTCCTGTGAACGTTATAGTGGGAGATGCCAAAAATCTTCCTTTGGCTGACGAAAGCGTTGACGGAATAGTGACCGACTACCCTTACCTTCAATCGTCGATGAGCTTCGGAGATTTAAGAGAGTTATACGAAAAAAGCTTTCCGGAGTTTCACAGAGTGCTTAGAGGAGAGAGGATAGTTTTCCTAACGAACATGGACGTTGAAGAATTCTTCGAGGACTACTTCATTCTCGAATCCAAGTTCTACCAAAAAGTTCACAAAAGTCTGACGAGAAGGATTTACGTTTGTAGAAAGAAAAAGTGAGCACTCTCGCACTGAACAGTATGGTTTGGTAACGTTTCTGATGGGATTTTGTTAATTTTTTAGATTTTAGACCATTGCCGCAGCGTGTTCAACTATCAGTTCGGAGAGCTCGTTGATAGTGGAGTAATTCTTAAATCCCCTTTTCATGAGAACTCTTTTGCCTCCCAGTCCAGTAATGTATATTAACTCACAAGGATAAGAAAAGTTTATGGAATTATCCGTAACCAAGAAAGAGGTTATAGAATACAAAAAGTTGGAGATCATTTCCCATATAGCTTCGATTAAATCAAAGATCGAACTTTTCGAGTCAAAATACGGATGCAAGTTTGAAGATTTCGAGAAAAAACTAAAAGAAAGGCAAGATGAAGATTTTGAGGAATGGGACGATTACATCGAATGGAAGGCGTACGTTAAAACACTCGAAGAGCTAAGAGAAAAGCTCAAGGAGATCGAAAATGCTAAAGACGTTAGAATTGCTTGACAAAAGTCCGATCGTTAAGTCTTACGAAATACTCGACTTTAAAAAGGGAAGGGATTTCTACTACCTTAAGATCAAAGCTATTTTAATCAACGATACAGTTTTGCACATCAGAGAATACGTCTCACCAGATGACTCATCTTACTCATACAATTGGGTTGATGGGGACGGGAATCTCATTTGCAGATGGGACAACGCACCACATTATAAACACATTAAAACGTTTCCGCACCATAAACACACTAAAAATGGGGTTAAAGAGTCATTCGAAACAACTCTACAAGATGTTTTAACTGTTATTGAAAAGGAAGTTACAACATAACTTTACGCTCAAACAAGTCATTACACCTCCAATCTATATCCCAAAGCCTCAAAAACCCCTCTGATTTTAGCTTTTAGCTCTTCTTCCTCTTTCAGCAATTTCGAAAGTTCTTCGCTGTAAGATCTCATTTTTTCCTCGAATGTTTGTTCATCATCCAAATCAAGCTTAACTCCGACGTATCTTCCCGGTGTCAAAACGTAGTTGTTTCTCGCAATTTCTTCTATTGTCGCAACCTTAGCAAATCCAACCTCATCGATTTCCTCAAATCTGCCCTCCTCGAAAAGCCTGAACTTCTCCACGATCTTGCCTATGTGCTCATCTTTCATCACATTCTGCCTTCTCGAAATTGGCTCGTAGAGATCTTTAGCATTTACGAAAAGCACCTTTCCCTTCATGTGCTCTGGCTTTTCCTTCCTGACAAACCAAAGAGAAACTGGCAATGATACGTTGTAGAAGAGCTTTGGTGGGCAAGCAACAATTCCGTAAACAAGGTCAGCCTTGACTATCGCCTTTCTTATCTCTCTCTACACCGCCAGCGGACAACGCACCGTTTGCCATAACGAAGCCAGCCTTTCCATTAGGTGCTAAATGATAGACAAAATGAAGTATCCACATATAGTTTGCGTTGCTGTTTGGGGGAACTGGTACTCTGACTCCATTTATTCTCAATCTCGGATCGTCAGGCTTAATTCTTTCAGCACCCCACTCGCTGTCGTTAAAAGGTGGATTAGAAGTAACATAATCGAACCTCATGTCGTAAAACTTGTCATCATGATAGGAATCGCCAACTCTTATGTCTCCTTCAACTCCCCTGATAACTAAGTTCATCTTCGTAAGTTTCCAAGCCATAGGATCGGAATCCTGCCCGTATATCTGCAACTCGAACCTATCTATTCCCTCTCTTTCGAGTTTCTCTATCGCTGAAACAAAGAAACCTCCGCTTCCACATGCAGGATCGAACATTCTTCCTCCTTTAATGTCCAAGACCTCGACTATAAGCTTAGTTAATGATCTTGGTGTGTAAAACTTGCCTCCCCTCTTCCCCTCAACTTCCGTAAACTTCCCCAAGAAATACTCGTAAATTCTGCCGAAAATGTCCCTCGCTTTATGATCGTATCCGAAATCAATCTTCGAAAAGAGGTTTATCAGATAGGCTAAATCGTAGTGGTCGAGGTTCGAGCTTAGGTAAACCTTTGGAATTACATCTTGTAGCTGTTTCGGATATTTCTTTTCCAGAATTTCTATGGCTCTCTCTATGATTTCTGCTATATTTGGCTGATTTGCATTTTTGGACAGATAGCTCCATCTTGCCTTTTCCGGAATGTAGAGAACGCCAGCCTCGAGGTAATAGTCCTCGTCCTCCAAAGCAAGCTCTCTTAACTCTGCACTCGTTTCTTCTTTCATCGAAAGCGTAGGAAAGATAACGCAAAAAGATTAGTCAGAGAACTATGTATTTGTATTGATGTACCTTCTACCTTCCTCCTCAACTTATCTGCCGCCTTCCAAAGTTGATTTTCGAAATCGGGTGTTAATTCATGAATCTGAGAATTACCAATATCTACGAAATCGCTGAGCTTTGCCATCCATCTACACCTCCAAGCAATGTTACTAAAATGCGCGGAATTTTTAGTTTGGGAATAAGGGAAAAAGTTTTGCAAGCAACGTTTTTATAAAGTTCGTTTACTGCTCTTTCTTACCTCTCTTCGTCTCAGCGAAGTATTCGAGGATTTCTATCGGAATTGGAAAGACTATTGTTGTGTTTTGAGCGTTGGAGATTTCGTTCATCGTCTGGAGAATTCTCAGCATCATAGCCCCTCTGCTTTCCGAAAGTATTTCTGCCGCTTCTTTCAACTTCAAAGCAGCTTGATACTCTCCGTCCGCCCTTATAATCTTCGCCCTCCTCTCTCTTTCAGCTTCAGCCTGCATAGCCATAGCCCTCTGCATTTCCTTCGGCAGCTCGACATCCTTTATTTCAACAGCCGAAACTTTTATTCCCCACTGATCCGTGGCTTCGTCTATTATCTGCTGAAGCTTTAAATTCAGCTTTTCTCTTTCCGAAAGCAGTTCGTCAAGTTCCGCCTGACCAATAACGCTTCTCAGGGTGGTCTGGGCAATTTGGGCTGTTGCGAACTTGTAATCGTAAACTTCCGTTATCGCTTTCTCCGGATCGACAACTCGATAGTAAACAACCGCGTTAACCCTAACAGTGACGTTATCTCTTGTAACGACTTCTTGCGGAGGTACGTCGTAAGTTACCGTTCTAAGGTCGACAACCTGCATGCTTTCGAGAATCGGGATGACGTAAAATATTCCAGGTCCTCTCGCACCGACGAGCCTTCCGAGTCTGAAAATTACACCTCTCTCGTACTCCTTAACGATTCTGATTCCCGAAAGGAGGAACAGAATTATGACTATCGCCAGTCCCAACAGTATCGTGTCGCTTAAAGCCATAAAATAGAAATTTAACTTAAACAAATAAGTTTTTCGATGGATTTATATGTAGCAGTTTTTAAAATCGCGTAGGTGATAAAGGAGCAGTTTAGAGAGATAAATAGGAAGTTCGTGGAGAAATACGAAAAAATAGACGATTCGAAAG is part of the Ferroglobus placidus DSM 10642 genome and encodes:
- a CDS encoding toxin-antitoxin system TumE family protein, whose protein sequence is MLKTLELLDKSPIVKSYEILDFKKGRDFYYLKIKAILINDTVLHIREYVSPDDSSYSYNWVDGDGNLICRWDNAPHYKHIKTFPHHKHTKNGVKESFETTLQDVLTVIEKEVTT
- a CDS encoding methyltransferase domain-containing protein yields the protein MKLIFLLSGDLEYVARKEVEVFSKEILGGKVILEDRQISVAEVSEIKLLERLSLVHEVSEFLFSGSLEELKSFVNEVELPEGKMCVRVRNIGGRFVPSNEFEKELGAIFYRRGAKISVSNPDKIFRVYVTENNVYAGWLIHVTNTKQFLERRPDLKPFFRPGAVVPRFARSLVNITGVENGVVLDPMCGTGTMIIEAGLMNLDFIGVEAFEKIAKGCAINLRYYNLPVNVIVGDAKNLPLADESVDGIVTDYPYLQSSMSFGDLRELYEKSFPEFHRVLRGERIVFLTNMDVEEFFEDYFILESKFYQKVHKSLTRRIYVCRKKK
- a CDS encoding slipin family protein encodes the protein MALSDTILLGLAIVIILFLLSGIRIVKEYERGVIFRLGRLVGARGPGIFYVIPILESMQVVDLRTVTYDVPPQEVVTRDNVTVRVNAVVYYRVVDPEKAITEVYDYKFATAQIAQTTLRSVIGQAELDELLSEREKLNLKLQQIIDEATDQWGIKVSAVEIKDVELPKEMQRAMAMQAEAERERRAKIIRADGEYQAALKLKEAAEILSESRGAMMLRILQTMNEISNAQNTTIVFPIPIEILEYFAETKRGKKEQ